A single Endozoicomonas sp. NE40 DNA region contains:
- a CDS encoding sugar transferase, whose amino-acid sequence MKDVTYVHPVTAIGKRAMDMTVAIIGLALTLPLFPLIAIAIKMDSPGPVFYRQMRIGYQRDNYISLFQMIKFRSMCANAEAKSGPVWAQKNDPRITKLGHFLRKTRLDELPQLWNVLVGDMSIVGPRPERPGMCNRLESNIPFYTERTYDVVPGLTGLAQVSLGYDESIDDVRNKVAYDHAYALALSSPLDWLKMDTFVMLKTFSVMVLGKGQ is encoded by the coding sequence ATGAAAGACGTCACTTATGTTCACCCTGTTACTGCCATTGGTAAACGGGCAATGGACATGACGGTAGCTATTATCGGGCTGGCGCTGACACTGCCGCTGTTCCCGCTTATCGCCATTGCGATCAAAATGGATAGCCCCGGGCCTGTCTTTTACCGGCAGATGCGAATCGGCTACCAGCGCGACAACTATATCAGCCTGTTCCAGATGATTAAGTTTCGCTCCATGTGTGCCAACGCCGAAGCCAAAAGTGGTCCGGTGTGGGCGCAGAAAAATGACCCCCGAATCACCAAACTGGGTCATTTCCTGAGAAAAACCCGTCTGGATGAACTGCCACAGCTATGGAATGTACTGGTTGGCGATATGTCCATTGTCGGACCAAGACCAGAGCGCCCCGGCATGTGCAACAGGCTGGAAAGTAATATCCCCTTTTATACAGAGCGCACCTACGACGTCGTACCGGGTCTGACCGGTCTTGCGCAGGTTAGTCTTGGATACGATGAAAGCATTGATGACGTTCGCAACAAAGTGGCCTACGACCACGCTTATGCGCTGGCGCTGAGCAGCCCGCTGGACTGGTTGAAAATGGACACGTTCGTTATGCTCAAGACATTTTCGGTCATGGTACTCGGGAAGGGGCAGTAA
- a CDS encoding glycosyltransferase family 2 protein, giving the protein MLDGLALTLFIVACIVIIYHHAGYPLLLRVLSKKHPSPPPYFHRHFNVTPLDLMLPRICLVMPAHNEADTISDKIYNLGTLDYPENKLRIIIVCDGCTDETADIARGAAKARENRHLIIDVVDKPDNCGKVAVLNEAISLCDCDVVVLSDVSALLSIDSLLITASQLSEEDTGVVCGSYQFFQSLSAGEQAYWAYQRQIKTHESAIGATLGVHGAFYGFRRKLFERLPPDTINDDFVLPVNIVIKGYKCLYDPRIVAVELEQACNEMDFSRRKRIAAGNVQQAIRCIGLLQPRFGKIAFNFFSGKFLRPMMPAFLLLALVSSAWLAPNHWFYALAFAGQLVAYLVSVLYILTGSQPDWKPLRVIYYIVSGHLAMGIGLLRYVLGLESGQWKKVESDSAAKRSKGSTQGV; this is encoded by the coding sequence ATGCTTGACGGATTAGCCCTTACCCTGTTTATTGTCGCGTGCATAGTGATTATTTATCACCATGCCGGATACCCTTTGTTACTTCGCGTACTGTCTAAAAAACACCCCTCGCCGCCGCCCTATTTTCACCGCCATTTTAACGTTACGCCTCTGGACCTGATGTTGCCCAGAATCTGTCTGGTCATGCCTGCCCACAATGAGGCCGACACCATTTCAGACAAAATCTACAACCTTGGCACACTGGACTATCCGGAAAATAAACTTCGCATCATTATTGTCTGCGATGGCTGCACCGATGAAACGGCTGACATCGCCCGGGGTGCCGCAAAAGCCAGAGAGAACAGGCATCTCATCATTGACGTGGTCGATAAGCCGGACAACTGTGGCAAAGTCGCTGTTCTGAATGAAGCGATCAGTCTCTGCGACTGTGATGTAGTGGTTCTGTCTGATGTTTCAGCCCTGCTATCGATAGACAGCTTATTGATCACAGCCTCCCAGCTTAGTGAAGAAGATACCGGTGTTGTGTGCGGCAGCTATCAGTTTTTCCAGTCACTGAGTGCAGGCGAACAGGCTTACTGGGCGTACCAGCGTCAGATTAAGACCCATGAGAGTGCGATTGGCGCTACTCTGGGGGTCCATGGCGCATTTTATGGATTCCGTCGCAAACTGTTTGAACGACTGCCTCCGGATACCATCAATGACGATTTTGTTCTGCCCGTCAATATCGTCATTAAGGGCTACAAATGTCTTTATGACCCAAGGATTGTTGCCGTCGAACTGGAACAGGCCTGCAACGAGATGGACTTCAGTCGTCGCAAACGAATTGCGGCAGGCAATGTTCAGCAGGCTATTCGCTGCATTGGTTTATTGCAGCCACGGTTTGGCAAAATCGCCTTTAACTTTTTCTCTGGCAAATTCCTGCGGCCAATGATGCCTGCTTTTCTCTTGCTGGCACTGGTCTCATCAGCCTGGCTGGCTCCCAACCACTGGTTTTACGCACTGGCTTTTGCCGGACAGTTGGTCGCTTATCTGGTTTCAGTGCTTTACATACTGACAGGCAGCCAGCCCGACTGGAAGCCTTTGAGAGTGATTTATTACATCGTTTCCGGACACCTTGCCATGGGCATCGGGTTACTCCGATACGTCCTTGGCCTGGAGTCAGGGCAATGGAAAAAGGTCGAATCCGATTCGGCAGCCAAAAGAAGTAAGGGAAGTACCCAAGGAGTATAA